tcttccgtTTTCTTGCATTCATGTAGAGGTTTCAACGAGTATACCTTTTTGGTTTTCCGGCCAGCAATCGGATATGGAAGGCACGGGTGCCGCCGGTAAAGGTGGAGCGTGGGATCTGGATTCGGGGAGTCAGAACAAGGAAGACGAGAACGAGAGCCGGTCAGGAGGGAGCGACAACCTGGGAGGACTCTCCGGGGACAATTTAGAACAGGAGAACCCGCGCAAGAAGAAGCGATACCATCGCCACACCCCGCACCAAATCGAAGAACTCGAAGCGTAATGAGTCCAACCATCTCACTCCATTCCTTTGATTGCAAGAACATTAAACGACCGAAAAAAATAGACAGCTCTCAATTTAATCCCCCATGTACAGATTCTTCAAGGATTGCCCTCACCCTGATGAGAAGCAAAGGTTGGAACTCAGCAAGAGGTTATCCTTGGAGGCTCGCCAGGTCAAGTTCTGGTTCCAGAACCGCCGAACCCAGATGAAGGTATCATTTCATTCTTTTCTAAAAATATTCATCTACTTCTGATTATTATATCTTCCTTACATGCTTGGGCGTCGATTGAATCAGACCCAAATGGAACGCCACGAAAACATGATCCTAAGGCAGGAGAACGACAAGCTTCGCGCTGAGAACTTGTCAATCAGGGAGGCGACGAGGAACCCTGTCTGCAGCAACTGCGGTGGGCTGGCGATGCTCGGCGAAGGGTCGCTCGAAGAACAACACTTGAGAATTGAGAATGCCCGTCTCAAGGATGAGCTTGATCGTGTTTGCTCCCTCATTGGGAAGTTCCTCGGCAAGCCTATATCTGCGTTGTCTAGTCCACTTCCTCTCCCGATGTCAAATTCAACATTGGATCTTGCAGTCGGGAACAATGTTTTCGGTGGCCTGGGTTTGGTGACCCCGGCAACGTTGCCTCCGGTCACTGATTTCACCGCCGGAGCAACAAGCGGCCCATTCGGCACCGTTACAACTCCTGCAAGGAACGTTGGCACGGGAACTCTAGACGGTGTGGATAGATCGCAGGAGAGATTCGTGTTCTTGGAACTTGCACTCACAGCAATGGATGAGCTGGTGAAGATGGCTCAGATGGAGGATCCTCTTTGGGTTCCAACTTTGGATGGAGGGAAGGAAACACTGAACTACGAGGAGTATCTTCGAAGTTTCCCTCGCTGCATCGGTGCGAAGCCCGTTGAGTTGGTGTCGGAGGCCACCAGGGCTACCGGCGCCGTGATCATCAATAGCTTGGCGTTGGTTGAGACTCTCATGGACGCCGTGAGCTTTCGTCTGTTGCATTTGCTTTTATCAGCTGATCACTTGCATCTTCCAGCATCATGCTAATAAAATCTAATTTCTTTTTATCATATTCTTACATCAGAATCTTTTTACTGCGTTTGCATCGATCTGCATTGAAATGTTTCTTTGCTTGCTGTTTCACCTCCTATACAGATAATTTTCTTCGAAATCGTCACTTGCATATGTCCTCCGAGCAACTTTCTGGAGTGAACTAATACGTCGTTTGCTATATTTGTAACCCATTCATGCGCAGACTCGGTGGGTAGATATGTTTCCTTCTGTGATTGCAAGAGCGACCACCATTGATGTGATCTCCAGTGGCATGGGTGGTAGCAGAAATGGTGTGCTCCAACATGTGAGTCCATGGCATTCAGATGTGTATTTATGCTAGTAGCTGTTTGCTACACAATTATTCTCCTAATTGCACCACAATTTCCTGGGTCTGCAGATGCATGCAGAACTTCAAGTTCTCTCGCCACTGGTGCCTGTCCGAGATGTCCGTTTCCTTAGGTTCTGCAAGCAACTTACAGAGGGAGCTTGGGCGGTAGTAGATGTCTCCATCGATGGAATTAGAGACGACCTTTCTGCTCCACCTCCTAATATGAGTTGCCGCCGGTTGCCGTCTGGTTGCCTGGTGCAGGACATGCCTAATGGTTATTCTAAGGTATTAAAATCCTTCCTCATCTCCACTCTCTCCCTTCCCGCTCTACCTATTAGCAGTCTATCAGCAGTGACCACGCATGGGTTACCTTTGGATCAGTGTTAATAACTTTGACTAGACATGTATAATATGTCTCTCTGTACACAATACGTTCCTCGGCGTGCTCAAGTGTTACTGTTGTGATTCCCTGTCTCTTTTTCTTCGAGTCAAGGCCTAAGCTCGTGCTTCTAAGTCTAATCGAGGTCTCGTGCCAGTGTAACTTCTTCTACCAAAAATATTTCAGTCAGCGAAAGACGGATTTGTGTTAGTCttcgatccttttttttttattattagtatATTCACACGTCTTTCCATGTTCATAATTTCTCGTGTTTGTTTCTTCAGACTTTTAGATGCTTCTCCCACACTCTCGAGAGCACCACTTCTGGGTTGTTCACTGTCCGCTTATGAATAATGGATGATGTGCCGCTAACCATTTGGCTAAGGCTGCTCTCACCCTCATTATCTGTGAAGGCTTGGCTATTGTTCACCGTTCCATTTGTTTTCCAAGTCCTCGTACGGAAGTTACCCTTTCTATTCCTTTCCGTGTTCTTTCCCTTGCCTGTTGTGCAACCCCTTGTACACCGAGTCTCTCTTGATAACTTTAGATATCATATGCTCTTGACGACGCTATTTGATCTCACTCTCCTGACAGCGTGCATCATGTCAACAGAGACctcaatttaatttaataatcAGCATCACCTTGGCATTTGGCCAATTATATAACCTTTAGTTTGGTCCAACATTTTcctatcgttgtttcttcgagtcAGTTTCTCATATCGATGCTCATGTGATCCTCGGAAACTTTTCTCCATTTGTCTAACCTTCTGACTCGAGTGTAATCAATTTAGCAGTGTACTGTGTGCCCAGTGTACTCAGGTAAACAGCAACCTGCGTTTCACGGTCGTAAGGTATACAGCGTTCTAGGGACATGATACGTTAAGTCAAGGTCCAGCTGTGGCACAGTAGTCAACGTTAAGGGACACCCGGCATTAATGAGCTAACTGACGCGGTGATGCACAGGTCACATGGGTGGAGCACGCCGAGTACGACGAGGCCGCGGTGCACCCGCTGTTCCGGCCGCTGGTGCGCTCCGGCATGGCGCTCGGCGCACATCGTTGGGTCGCCTCCCTCCAACGCCGGTGCCAGTCCTTGGCTATGCTCATGTCCTCTTCGCTCTCCCATGACGATACCACCAGTAAGTCCCAGCAAAAATGTGCAATTGCGATTGGCATGGATTGATGATATGGCGGCTGATTGTTGAACTCTGGTCGCAGCAATAACGCCGAGTGGGAGGAGGAGCATGCTGAAGCTGGCGCAGCGCATGACGGACAACTTCTGCGCCGGGGTGTGCGCGTCGTCAGCCCACGAGTGGAACAACCTCAGCGGCGGGATCAACATCGGCGAGGACGTGAGGGTCAAGACCAGCCAGAACGTGGCCGAGCCCGGGGAGCCACCGGGGGTGGTGCTGAGCGCTGCCACCTCGGTGTGGCTCCCTATCGCCCCACAGCGCCTTTTCGACTTCCTCCGCAACCAGCAGCTACGGAGCCAGTGGGATATCCTCTCCAACGGCGGTCCCATGGAGGAGATGGCCCACATCGCCAACGGAAAGACCGGCAACACCGTCTCCCTCCTCCGTGCCAGCGTCAGTATATTTATCGTTTCACGCACATCTATTTCCTTTTCGCCTTTCTTTCTCTGGTTGGACATTTTACTTGCGTGATCGGTGAATGGTTTGGAAAAATAATCAGAGTCTGGTACTGGCTACTGTAGCGTCAGACTAGTGGGGCCATGTCGGTGGTCGGGAACTTGCTGGATGACAGATCCATGAAAAGATGGATTGACGTGACTACTGACGATCCATTGCTGTCTTTGGCCTCGTGTTCAAGCTTTCTTCTCGCTCTATACGTGGTTTATTGGTTTACGTAATTCACCTTATATTTTATAGATTTTCTGAAGTTAATGGACTTGTTGTATGTTTTGGTCATTATGTTGCAAATCTGGTTCACTTCCTAAATGATGTGTTGGGTTGTTACAACAGGCGGTGAGTGCAGACCACAACAGCATGCTGATACTGCAAGAAACGTGCACGGACTCGTCCGGGTCGGTTGTGGTGTACGCCCCGGTGGACGTGCCGGCCATGCACCTCGTTATGAGCGGCGGCGACTCCACCTACGTCGCCCTTCTCCCGTCTGGTTTCGCCATCCTCCCCGACGGCCGCGGCAGCGGCGCAGGCGTCACCCACAAGGCGGGAGGGTCGCTGCTCACCGTCGGGTTCCAGATTCTGGTGAACAGCCAGCCGACGGCGAAGCTGACGGTGGAGTCGGTGGAGACCGTCAGCAACCTTATCTCATGCACCGTGGAAAAGATCAAGGCAGCCATCCACTGCGAAGCTTGAAGAGGAGCATGGCGAGAGGATGTCAGGTAATGCATGGATTGAGTCAAGAACGAACCACAACGTAAAAAAACCTTTGCCAAGTGGTAAGGAAGTATGGAAACACTGCTAAAACCCTATCGGCACTAAGAGCAGCCCATAATCCTTAACACGGAGCAATGGTGGTGGTTCGGGCATTGACTCGTTCCGATCGACGCGCTTGCTGAATCTCCAGCACAGTGAGATGCTGCATGATTAGTATTGTAGTGGTTTGGCCTTTGTAGTTTTTGCCATCTGCAACATAGTTAACTGGTGATGAAAGGAGCAAGTAGTGCTGTTTGCTGCATATGAGCGTAGTTTTTTATCGGACATATAAGTTGCTGCATATAACTGTATATGAGCTCCAATAGCTCTTCCTTTACTTCCTCTTGTGTTTACCAGCCATACCATGTCGATAAAAGAAGCATGTGAAGGTAAAAAGGAAACTGTACTCGTGACTAGTGGGGTTCCCACGCTGCATTAAATGCAAGGCAGCTCGGCAGTGCAGTAACACTAAATGCTGGTCGtagatttttttcccttttttttttttcttttcacgagGTCGTGGGCAGAATTCATCCTTATCGCAGCCTTATGATTCAGAATCTggtaagggtttttcagaaggtttaaaatttatattttatactgaaatagaaaaaaaaaatcgaaaaatatcatcttaaaaatatgaagttataaatatcgagaaattaaaataaaaattatgattagataaaacttattcaaatcatcaaaatcatttttaaaagattaaaaacaacataactaaatttattaatattttattaaaaagtcgataagataaaaataaaaaaattttaaaatatatatttttttagttgtttgatttcatataagaatGTTGAAGTTTTTTatttgtcaaaaccatgcatcatatttaaaatttaaaaaataagatttatcataaaaatcatcaagatcaaaagtgtaacacataatttcaaaatatatgattttaaatcatcattactttaaattatcatgtataatataaagtcatcaagcatgatataaaatcttttaatattttcattacattattacatcattaaaacatgatttcattcaacataagatattttcaatcaaaattatttttttattatagtaatgtatttttctttttaagtgaatctaactcttcatatgcttagtgctaggagttaatatgtaattatcatgttcaaattttaatttatttttaaatcactATAAAGAAAAGTATGATCCCCGCCCTCCCCCCCCTCACccctcctttatatatatatatatatatatatatatatatatatatatatatatatatatatatatatatatatatatatatatatatatatatatatttatttatttatttatttatactaatttaaaaataataaacaactcatgaaatgcatcaagtaatttcatagtaaagagGTTTTGGTTAAGTCACTTACATCATTGTGGAAAGCTaccaaggcgtagtttgtcactatcttctttatcggtttgctcctcgtcttcggatgtacttgatttGTCCTATGTCGTCTtgaatgtcttcttcttcttttgttacgGACATTTACTTTTGAGGTACCCCAGCCGATTGCATTCATTACAAGTTATTGTGTTCCTTTTGAGCTCattttttgttcttagtttcttgttttatgaattttttaaattttctcgtCAAAAGTTTTATGTAATATTCTTTGGtactcatcatcatcacttgagttattacTCAAGTGATATTCTTTGGTACTtagtgtcatatctttcctgttcttcgaaaggttgttcttatgtttgTCTTGTGccatataactcatttcataggtcattaaaactCCAATAAATTCTTTAAgcggaaaattatttaggtcatttgcttcttgaatgacatttacttttgaattctaatttttagaaagagaacataaaattttatttacaagtacaagattcgaaaaacttttaccaagtgcttttacaccat
This genomic stretch from Musa acuminata AAA Group cultivar baxijiao chromosome BXJ3-9, Cavendish_Baxijiao_AAA, whole genome shotgun sequence harbors:
- the LOC135586483 gene encoding homeobox-leucine zipper protein ROC5-like, with the translated sequence MSFGGLFDSGSGRGGGGARTGLADAVHRSSTAMSISNISQPLLASPSLPMFNSPGLSLTLQSDMEGTGAAGKGGAWDLDSGSQNKEDENESRSGGSDNLGGLSGDNLEQENPRKKKRYHRHTPHQIEELEAFFKDCPHPDEKQRLELSKRLSLEARQVKFWFQNRRTQMKTQMERHENMILRQENDKLRAENLSIREATRNPVCSNCGGLAMLGEGSLEEQHLRIENARLKDELDRVCSLIGKFLGKPISALSSPLPLPMSNSTLDLAVGNNVFGGLGLVTPATLPPVTDFTAGATSGPFGTVTTPARNVGTGTLDGVDRSQERFVFLELALTAMDELVKMAQMEDPLWVPTLDGGKETLNYEEYLRSFPRCIGAKPVELVSEATRATGAVIINSLALVETLMDATRWVDMFPSVIARATTIDVISSGMGGSRNGVLQHMHAELQVLSPLVPVRDVRFLRFCKQLTEGAWAVVDVSIDGIRDDLSAPPPNMSCRRLPSGCLVQDMPNGYSKVTWVEHAEYDEAAVHPLFRPLVRSGMALGAHRWVASLQRRCQSLAMLMSSSLSHDDTTTITPSGRRSMLKLAQRMTDNFCAGVCASSAHEWNNLSGGINIGEDVRVKTSQNVAEPGEPPGVVLSAATSVWLPIAPQRLFDFLRNQQLRSQWDILSNGGPMEEMAHIANGKTGNTVSLLRASAVSADHNSMLILQETCTDSSGSVVVYAPVDVPAMHLVMSGGDSTYVALLPSGFAILPDGRGSGAGVTHKAGGSLLTVGFQILVNSQPTAKLTVESVETVSNLISCTVEKIKAAIHCEA